NNNNNNNNNNNNNNNNNNNNNNNNNNNNNNNNNNNNNNNNNNNNNNNNNNNNNNNNNNNNNNNNNNNNNNNNNNNNNNNNNNNNNNNNNNNNNNNNNNNNNNNNNNNNNNNNNNNNNNNNNNNNNNNNNNNNNNNNNNNNNNNNNNNNNNNNNNNNNNNNNNNNNNNNNNNNNNNNNNNNNNNNNNNNNNNNNNNNNNNNNNNNNNNNNNNNNNNNNNNNNNNNNNNNNNNNNNNNNNNNNNNNNNNNNNNNNNNNNNNNNNNNNNNNNNNNNNNNNNNNNNNNNNNNNNNNNNNNNNNNNNNNNNNNNNNNNNNNNNNNNNNNNNNNNNNNNNNNNNNNNNNNNNNNNNNNNNNNNNNNNNNNNNNNNNNNNNNNNNNNNNNNNNNNNNNNNNNNNNNNNNNNNNNNNNNNNNNNNNNNNNNNNNNNNNNNNNNNNNNNNNNNNNNNNNNNNNNNNNNNNNNNNNNNNNNNNNNNNNNNNNNNNNNNNNNNNNNNNNNNNNNNNNNNNNNNNNNNNNNNNNNNNNNNNNNNNNNNNNNNNNNNNNNNNNNNNNNNNNNNNNNNNNNNNNNNNNNNNNNNNNNNNNNNNNNNNNNNNNNNNNNNNNNNNNNNNNNNNNNNNNNNNNNNNNNNNNNNNNNNNNNNNNNNNNNNNNNNNNNNNNNNNNNNNNNNNNNNNNNNNNNNNNNNNNNNNNNNNNNNNNNNNNNNNNNNNNNNNNNNNNNNNNNNNNNNNNNNNNNNNNNNNNNNNNNNNNNNNNNNNNNNNNNCACCCCCTGGCCTTCCTCCCTCAGCCCctagtcccccccacccctgccctacctccctcacctcccttcttccctcccatccTCCCTCACACCCCCCCGAACTCTTCCCGCCATTGCCGGGGCGGCGGGCGGACGTGACGCGGCTCCCGGAAGGGCGATGACGCCCCCGCTGGCTGCGCCTGCGCAGTTCGGGAGCGGAAGTGGCCGTGTCCCGGTGGTGCTGAGCCGGCGGCGGATGAGTCGCGCTGGCGGGAGCGGGGCGGGGCCCCGGCCTGTCCCTTGCCCCCCCCCGGCCGGAAGCGGCTCGGGTGCTGGGCAGCCCGggggggctccgcgcgctgcccccccggcccgcggggctggTTATTGCCCCGTTCCAGCCCTGCTGGAGGCTGCCTCGGGACGAGGTGCCGCCCTGGCAGGCGCTgtacacgggggggggggtctcaacCTTTCCTCgctgaccccccccctcccccggacagGCCGTGAAAGCGCCAGGGCCGtcggggggctctgggctggggggggacccTTGGGCGGAGGTATAATTGTACTTCTGTTTGGGGGGGGCAAGGGCTGGGGGGGCTCGAGCCAGCGCTGCACAGCAGGGTTCAGGGAGGGAGCGCGAGTGCCCCCCCCGACTcacccacccagcctgtctgggctgtggggggacaACCAAGAACTATAACTCAAAGGGGGCACTCcgttcaaaaagtttgaaaaccgctccgggtgcaggcagggggtagctaggggctgtgtatggggtggggggctctcAGTGCGGCTCCCTGCTTCAGCGGGGGGGCGCTGGGGCtcccggttgagaaccacggctATAGACTCACACGGTGGCCCCAATCCCTGCTACACACAGTTTACAATTTAACTTGAATGACCAGATTTAGAAATAGATGTGCCtgtctgcatgtgtgtgcacCTAACTGCTGCCAGTGTGTGTATGGATCAGGTAAGTGCCCATGCAAATGGCCAGATAAACGGGCAGAAATAGTCAAGGCCGCCCGgggcggggcaagtggggcaatttgccctgggccctgcagcggccccgcaagccctggccTGACGGTGGTCCGGGTCCTTGGCAGCGGGGGccccttcagtcgctctgggttttcggcggcgggtccttcagtgctgccaaagacgcggagcgactgaagggccccccactgcCGAAATGCCGTTGAAGACCCAGACTGCCGCTGGGTGAgctggccgcagctcccccgctttgccccaggtcccctgaatctgaagaagtgaggttcttacccacgaaagcttatgctcccagtacttctgttagtctcaaaggtgccacaggaccctctgttgctttttacagattcagactaacacggctacccctctgatacttgaatcctCTGGGCGCCCTGGAAATAGCCCTAGCAGAGCtcagcctaatttttttttttttttttactactgaGTGATGCTTAATGCAGCATTAATTTTACTGTCACAGGCAGGCCGCCTCTCAAGTGCCCCTTTGTGGCCTGAGATAGCTCTGCAGCAGCCATGCTTCAACTTCCCCTTTCAGGGGCCTTCTTAAATAAACTCCACAGGGGCTTTTTGCCCAGTAATGCCCTTCCTCCCAGGGTCTAATTAATTGACAtaagagacaaaacaaaactcaGTTGTGGGGCTTCTCTTTATCCCTTGAGTCTGTTCTCTGCAGCTCTTCCCTGCCTTGGCAGACCACTCTCGGACCtacctggctggaggaggaggagttgtttttttgtttgtttgttttactggtGTGGAGGTTGCTCTCTCTGGCCCTCAGCTTTcttcagcccctggctctgagGTTCAAACCCTACTGCATGGTCAGGGGTTTCCTTCAAGAGCCTCTTGCTCTCTGcagtctctgacacacacacacatcccataaGGGAATCACCTGATCCCTGCTCAGATGTGCCTGTCTAGTAACTAGGGTTGGTTGGCCCCAGGCCTCTAGCCCTTAAATGGGCTTGCTACCCTTTTACACTAACCATATGTTTTGTCATGACATAAGTTATTTAAGTATTTTGTGAtgaatcaaaataaaattaattcatgTGCCTGTTTTTAAGTTGTCCCAGGTCTCTCTGATACACCAAGACAGGATTCACTACTGATTTTGAAGAAATAGTGTCTCCAGCAGAGGTGGACCCATTTTTACTTTACATCCACTGGCAAAAAGCACTAAGTGCCAGAAACCAGTACCTTACAGTGAAGTTCTGTGAGGAAAGCATTACTTGGCTTCTGAGGGAGCGCTATAGACGTAGGTCAATTTGGTTTTTATACTGAAATATTCACCCAACTAAAGACTTTTGTTGGTGCTGTGAGTAAGAGTTCCGGTGGTTTGTAACTAAATTAATTACCTAACTCCTTGAACTTCCTGTTTTGGGATAAAGTGATTATTTGCTGTGTTAATTTGATGGTTTGATTAAACTGATGATTTAATGCCAATGTTGCTGCTAACGAACCTTATTTCTGACCTTAATATGATAATTGCATTGTATTGTCCATAATTGGTTTGTTAGAATTTGTTATAGCCTAATCTTTGGTGTATGTTCTAAAATTCATAAAAAACATGAGTTCCTTCAGTAAGTAATTTGGGTCAGAGCCCTAGAGAACTTCAGTGTGTCAGCTGATCCAACTCAGATCCCAGATAGATTCTTCCTTAAATTAGCGTAGTTCTCTCACCTGCCATTCCTTGTGTCTGTCTAGACTATACATTTTAGTAATTTTGGGGATAAAATTCCTGGATGCTCAACTCTTTCTTGCCTATGTCCCCAGGGCGAATAGATTCAAACATTTCTGCATAGTGTCAGGAAGCAAAAATTTCCACAGGTGCTCGCTAAAGATACACATCCAACTAAACAGAAGCATGCACAAGGACAGATATATGATGAAGGCCAGACCGTGACCCTGTCTCCCTCTCCTCTCACCCATATATctgcttctctctttctccttgttcCTCCCATGTGTCAGCCTGTCTTTTTCTTGGGATTGCAGCCTTCAGCAGGACTGTCACTCAGatgatgaacaggagtacttgtggcaccttagagactaacaaatttattagagcataagctttcgtggactacagcccacttcttcggatgaaagcttatgctctaataaatttgttagtctctaaggtgccacaagtactcctgttcttctttttgcggatacagactaacacggctgctactctgaaactcagaTGATGGGTGTAGAAATAAGATGAGTGCATTTTGActcttctttgttttgtttccaggCCTTGTTTGGATGGAACAATGGCTCTAACCTTTATGTCCTTACAAGAATTAATCAAGGAGGATTTCCTGACCTGTAAAATCTGCTATGATCTCTACACAGTGCCAAAGATCCTTCCATGTCTGCACAGTTACTGCCAGCATTGCCTGGAACCACTAGTGAGGGACGGAGCCCTCAAGTGTCCTGAGTGCCGGCTGCAAACAGATGTCCCAGGAGGTGCCTCAAGTCTGAAAACCAACTTCTTCATCAACAGCCTcctggagttattccagattaaaCACAACAGGGACTTGGCCTGCACAGTTTGCTCAGATGCCCAGAAGATCTTGACTGCCACTGCCCGTTGCCTAGACTGCAAGGATTTCTTGTGCCAGTCCTGCACTCAGGGCCATTGCTGCTCCCGTCTCACTCTTCATCACAAGGTGGTGAAGCTTGAGGAGTTTCTAGCTGGGGAATATGATGCTGAGATGAGGCTGCTTCAGGAGCTGTGCTGCCAGGACCACCAGCAGGAAGCTCTGCGATTCTTCTGTGACACCTGCAGCGTTCCCATCTGCAGGGACTGACGTATGCTAGACCATTTTCAGCACAAGGTGGTCTCTATGGCAAATGCTGTGCAGCGGGAAAGGCCTTCTGTTGAGCAGCTAATTGACAGCCTGGCAGGAACGATAACATGCATCTCTGAGCAGGAAAAAgctgtggaggagacagtagATAAGTTGAAAACATCAGGAGAGAACATAAAGGAGAGGATCACTAGATATGTGGATGACTTTATCTACTATCTCCAGGCCCAGAAGGAAGCCATTCTGGGCGAGTTGTCTGCTTTTCTAACTCAGCAAATGGAAAGTTGTCGCCTGGTGAAAGAGGAGCTCCAGAGCCAAAGAGATAAAGCAATCAGCACCAGGGAGTTCTCTCAAAGGGTCCTCTATGTGGGAAAGGACTATGAGATCTTACACCTGGAGGGCATGATAAGGAATCGGATTCAGGAGCTCCAGACGTATATCCCACAGAAACTAGAGGGCCAAATCCCTGAATTGGCCATAGCCTGGGATCAGCCGGAAATGCTGTCCAAGGCAGCACTCTTTAGTCTAGTGTTTCCCAGGGAACAGCCTGAAGGAGACATGGGAATTGTTTTTGAGCCAGATAGCGAGGCATCTGCTTCCCCCAGTGAGGAGTCTGAGGATGACCCATTCTTGCCCGTGAACTTAGAAGAAGACTCCTGTCCAAGCTCTGAAGAGAGTGCTCCTGACACTCCCAACAAGAACCTCTCTTGTTGCAGCAGACGCAGTAAAAGGCCTAAGCGTGTCTGCACTTTTGAGGTAGACCAGTGCTGCTTCCAAGTAAAGCCCAATATCACAGGGATTGCTGTTCTGCCTCACGCTGGTGGCATTCTCCTGTTGGATCAGGAGAATGATGAGATAAAGCAGTACAGCGCTGGTGGGCACTTTCAGCAATCAATACCTCTGCCAGATTCAGACGGTGTCTTCTGTGGCATTTCGCTCTGTGGAGACGTCCTCGCTTGCTCTTCAgattccttcctcttcttcctgacCCTTGAGGGCAAGTTTCTGCACAAGTTGCTGCTAAGGGGATCCGAGTCTTCCTATGCTATCACCTCCTATAAGGACTCCTATATTGCCGTGAGTGAGGGCACACTCTGCTCCATCTCCCTTTACAGCCCTTCAGGACACTGCATGGGCAGGGTGGCACCCACAGGTTACCATGGGGGGAAGTTCCTTTTCATTGCCGTCAATTACCAGGAGGAATTCATTGTCTCAGATTTCATCAAGAAGCAGATTGTCATCATTGGGAAGTCTGGGCTGATCCTCAACGTGCTGAAAACCTCACACTCACTGCTGACAAAGCCGTTCAGTGTATGCGTGGACATGTCCAGTAACATTTTTGTGGTCGATCAGTTGAAGGTGATTAAATTTTCCCCAGATGGTGAGACGGGGGAGGTAGTGTTGAGCAACCAAAGTCAGCAGAAGAGACCTCGTGTCCTTGCTGTGGACGATGACGGGCGCCTTGTCCTGGTGCAAGAGGATGGTTACGTTCACATTTATTGCTTCTAGTTTACACCCTAGGAGAATGTGGTCTGAGTGCCCCCAAAGTAGCTGGTTCTGTAACCTCAGGTCCCAAAACCTTGTGTTAATAGTGCGCCAGAGTAATCCCACTAGTACTGTCACTTCCAGATGTGTTACAGAGCTTTAGCCCTGACTCTGGGTGTCAGTGGAACAGACATGTCTGGGCAGGAATCTTTGTGCTCCAAGGGTTTTGAAAATGATCAGAGCCCAGGGGAGCTGGAGGTAGAAATAATTTTTCACTAACTGAGATGAGATCCATATTGCCAAAACTTTCTACTCTCTCCCAGCTCACCTGATAGTTTGTGGGGGGGACACTGCAATGTTATAGTCAGTGCTATCAGTACCTGAGGTGAACAACTGGAGAGCTGGGAATAATGGCCAGCTCTAAGGAAATGGCAGAAGGGAAATGCCTTTGCTTAATGTTCATTTGGTAGTTGTCATTGATGGATGACAGGTGCCTTTGAACTGTTTCACTTTAAAGTAACATCTCTTCCCCTGCCTGCCTTACCTCTGCATCAGCGCTGTGAGCCGGTAGAACTCCGACTTCCACTTTCACTGTTCTGGAGTGTGTCCCAGATTAAGGGAATGTTCAGAAAAATGACCTACTTCTATCTCTTGGCATGCCCTTTGCCATCTTAACCCAACCAGGCACTgaatttcttccccccccccaatccccccccACATACAAGTCAGAGTCCTCCTTGAGCAGGATGACCAAACATCACAAAGGAACCTGAAACCTGCCAGAGGCTGTGGGAACCTCTGGTCTCAGCATTGGAAGTATCCAGGGAACCTGACCAGCCCCACAAGTGTGAAAAGGTAAAAATGGCTAGAACTGTATCTAAAGATCCCAAGCAGAAAGCGCCCAGCCTTGCTGCAGCGAAGGACTGGTTAGTGAATCCATTGGGAAGGAGGTGGCAGTCACCTCAGTTCAATAGGTGATGCAGCCTTTTACATTCCTTTTTTGTTTAGCCTGTTGAATCCGGGCAGAGGAGTCAGTGCTTGAGCAGGTCTCCgcttttgtttatatttaggGATAGAGACGAAAGATTCCTATTGCATTCCAGCTCATCCTACTGTTAACGTTCAAACAGAAATGATTGTTTTACACTAACACTTTTATGCATTTGGATAATTAATAGAGCCTTGTGCTTTCCCTTATGAACTGTTTTCCAAATTTTCTTCTTGTTTCGCTTTAATAAAGTCTGGTGCAATTATGGGTGTGGCAGGCCTCACGAAGGGTCCAGGGCATGACTCTGGCACTGACTCCTTACAGTGGCCTGAAAATAAGGGATgtttgctggagcctttccctgtgtGCGGGACAGGATGGGAGAGCACGTCCACAGGCTTCTTACACTGTGTTGGCAAGAAATGTTCAGGCTCTTACGGAGCAGCTCTGTGGGAGCTATTCAGGCATTTGTCTTTGAGCTTTGTTTTAACACTTGCTGGCAAATGTGCTCTCTTACATGGATTCTCAGGGACCTAGCCACGGGCACTATCATGTAGACATGCATTCTCTCACGCActcatgcgcacacacacattaGTATTCACATTCGTGCATACAAAattatacaaaattactaaaggtagttaagacccaggcagactgcaaagagctacaaaaggatctctcaaaactgggtgactgggcaacaaaatggcagatgaaatttaatgttgataaatgcaaagtaatgcactttggaaagcataatcccaactatacatataaaattatggggtctaaattagctgttaccactcaagaaagagatcttggagtcattgtgaatagttctctgcaaacatccactcaatgtgcagtggcagtcaaaaaagcgaacagaatgctgggaataattaagaaagggataaataatcgGACAGAAAATACGTTGCCtcgatataaatccatggtatgcacacatcttgaatattgtgtgcaggtGTGGTctacccatctcaaaaaagatatattggaattggaaaaggttcagaaaagggcaacaaaaattattagtggtGTGGAACGGCTTCCttattaggagagattaataagactgggaattttcagcttggaaaagagacggctaaggggagatatgattgaggtctataaaatcatgactggtgtagagaaaatagACAACTTCTTGTTACGCCTTTCTCCTAAAGAACTCTTTAGCACCCTATATTTTCTCCCTATGGAGGTAGTTAAATGCTAATCAAGTCACCACTCACATTTTCTTTGAAGTAAGATAAACAGATGCAGCTAGTTAAGTCTCACTATAAAAGATCTGTACGTCTCCAGCCCTTATATAGTTTTTGTGGCTCTTTACTGCACACTCTggtttttcaacattttaaataatatggacaccagaactggacaataTTCTTGTgctggtctcaccaatgccatatacagaggtaaaaatctCTACTACTCATTATTCCTCAGTTTATATCTTCATGgatcatattagccctttttgccagcGCGTCAGACTGGGGCCTCCTCTTGAGCTGCTTCCCTATGACCCTTAAATACTTCTCTGAGTcagtgctttccaggatacagtcccatTCAGTAGGTATGGCCTGCACTCCTTGTTCGCAGATGTATAAAGTTGCCTTTGGCTGTATTAAGaatcattttgtttgaatgggcccagtttaCTAAGCgatccagatcattctgtatgACTGCCATGTCATTGTTTATCACTTCACAGatttttgtgtcatccacaaattttatctgcagtgattttatatttacttacagatcattgatgaaaatgttaaataatgtcaGGCCTAGAAGTGATATCTGCAGGACACCACTGAAGATTtctctcaaccccccccccccccaccaccaccacctcccattCAATCATGATTCCTCAGTGACTATTACATTTAGATATCTgtcagccagttcttaatccatgtaACGTGTGCACTACTGATATTCTAtaatgctattttttaaaatcaaaatgtcatgcaactGTCTTAAAGAAGTCAAGATTAATTACATGTATGCAAGCTTCACAGCCAGGTAGGCATCAGGTAGGTGAGAATCTTCCCAGATGGGAAGCCAAGGGGCCCCCGAGGTGAGTCAATGTCAATAatatggatgatgggatggattgcaccctaataataaatactatatggagacatacctatctcatagagctggacgggaccctgaaaggtcattgagtccagccccctgccttcactagcaggaccaagtactgatttttgccccagatccctaagtggccccctcaaggattgaactcacaaccctgggtttagcacgccaatgctcaaaccactgagctatccctccctcgaCAAGTTTGCAGAGGGCACTAagttgggggggagaggtagatatgctggagggtagggatagggtccagagtgacctagacaaattggaggattgggccaaaaggaatctgatgaggttcaacaaggacaagtgcagagtcctgcccttaggacaaaagaatcccatgcactgctagaggctggggactgactaaGCGGCAggtctgcaaaaaaggacctgggaattacaatggacgagaaactggatgtgagtcaacagtgtacccttgttgccaagaaggctaatgccatattgggctgcattagtaggagcattgccagcagatcaaggggaGTGATTTATtcccctgtatttggcactggtaagaCTACATctgagtattgcatccagttttgggccccccactacagaaaggatgtggataaattggagagagtccagcggagggcagcaaaaataattaggggacgcatgacttatgagaagaggctcagggaactgggcttatttagtctgcagaagagaagagagagggcagatttgatagtagccttcaactacctgaaggggggttccaaagaggatgcagcttggctgttctcagatgacagaacaaggagcaatggtctcaagttgcagtgcgggaggtctaggttggatattagtaaaaactatttccctaggagggtggtgaagcactggaatgggttccctagggaggtggtagaatctccatccttagaggtttataAGGCGTGgtttgacagagccctggctgggatgatttagttggggttggtcctgctttgagccagggGGGTGGATTAGATGAcgacctgaggtctcttccaaccctaatcttctatgattctatgactgaacGTTCACTTTCAGAGATTGAAAAAATCAGCAAATGGCAGGGAAGGGATAACAGGAAACTCAAGAATCCTCATGTGCATTCTTTCCCAAGGAACTATCCTTGTGCAGGACCTGATCATTCTTCATGGGCATTCTCATGAGTGTTCTGACGTCCTCAGGCACCTCATCATGAGAGTAATTGCTGATCTGATCTTGTCCTGTCTTTTGGCTGATTGACACACACAGCCCACAAAATCTTTCTGTCAACACTCCAAGATGGACTCGGTGCTGAGATGGTTGAAGATCACTCTTAGAAATTGACAATAAGTTCATGCTGTTGCAATGTTTGGATCATTGGCTAAGTTGCTCGAGTGGACCCCTCTTTGGCCAGGGCTCTGCCTAGAATGTCATCCAGGAAAGAGTATTCCTGTGTCCCCTTTTGCCTGAGAAAAGCCAACAGAACAATGAGGACTTTTATGAACACTCGTTGTGAGGATGACAGTCTGAAAGGCAGTGCTTTGTATGGAACATCATTGGTCCCATGAGCAAATCACAGAAATCTCTTGTGCTTCCAGTGGATTGGCACATGAAGATAGGTCTTCAAATCAATTGATATAAAGTAATCCCCTTGGCAGATGGCCACTGCTATGGACTTCAAAGtctccatcttaaatctggtctTTCTTCTGAACTTGTTCAGGTGCTTTAAGTCCAACACCACTCTGTCCTCCTCAGATCTTTTGGCTATCAGAAACAAGATTAAGTAGTGGCCAGAGAACATCTCTGCCTCAGGAACTCTATTACATGGAATTACAGAAGCTGATCTGTGGTCTTTAGCATATTTTGCCTCTTGCTGATgctggagaagggagaaaatgATGATTTGGAATCTTTGAAAATTCTATGATGTGCCCATGTTGAACCACATTCAGGACCCATCTGTCCAATGTGGAGAGAGGCCATTGGTCCTTGAATTTTAATAGTCTCTCCTCCCCCATAGGTGTTGCTCATCTGAACTCTCTTGATTGTATTCAGACATTGCTTCCAGTGCTGAAATTTGTGTGGCAGGAAGAATGGTCTCTCCCCTTTACAGGCTTGGATTTGTTCCATTTGCCTTTGCTGTAGTTTCTTCTTTTGTTCCTATAGGAGTAGCTACAAAAAAGATATGTAGACCTATAATAAGGACGATTGTCCCCTTTTCTGGATTTGGCGTTAGGTGAGTTCTTTTTTGATTTATCTGAGAATTCCACCAGCACTCTGTCTAATGGCTTCCCAAATAACCAACTTCCTACATATTTCAAAGCTGTTAACATGACTTTGGCTTGTATATAGTGCTTCCAGGCTCATAACCAGAGGAGCCATCTGGTCACCACGTTGGAGGCCATGGCACGCGCTGAAAACATAAAAGTATCCCTGGTTGCATCGACAATGCAAGTTAAATCCATTGAGATTTTCTTTAAGTCCAAACCTAATCATAATGATTTCTTAGCCTTTTTTGGTAATCTAGTTGCCAGATTTGTCAGTCCAGACTAGTACTGCTCTTGCAAAACATGTTGCCCCAGCAGAAACTTTCAGAGAGGAAGATGCAGCCTCAGACATACTACACAGGGATATTTCTATTCTGCAGTCGGGTTCTTTTGGGAAAAAGCCCCTTTCCGTTGGATAGCAGTGTCTGTGAGTAGTGCTGAATCTGCTCTGTCCATTTTGGGACGAGAGACAAAATCTGCTTTGCTGTGGTGCACATTGTAGAATTTTTTGGCATGCCTGGACAATCTAGTAGACTTTTGATGTCTCCTATTCAGCCTCAGTCACTTTTCCAAAAAGTCATGAACGGGAATGTGTGGTTCAGATTTTGAACcagttggaaaatattttttgtaatttctATATCtatcctttcttcctcctcctcagaatCTTTTCTAATGGGCTCATCTGACAGGATACCCAGGTATATAATCACCATTCATAATGTGTTCTCAAGTAATTGGAAAAAGATCCTCTTGCtttgtttcatcctgctgttcaGGCTCTGAGATCGAGAGAGTTCACCTTCCTCCCGTAAAGAAGATCCTGACTTTCCTCTTGACTTCTTTATTTCTCTCTTGGGCTTGTATTGAACAGATTTTTCcaaccttctttttcttttttgatgtttGTCAAGAttgtcatttaatttattttaatcataatGAAGAACACCCACAAACAATTCTTTCTTTTAAGCTTTTTCTTTCCATGTATGAGAACCTTGTGTGCAGAAGCACTAGCTCTCATGATGAATGAGAAACGACTATCTCCAGAAGAATTGGCCAGTTTTCTCTTGTCTGAGGTAAATTT
This DNA window, taken from Trachemys scripta elegans isolate TJP31775 chromosome 8, CAS_Tse_1.0, whole genome shotgun sequence, encodes the following:
- the TRIM56 gene encoding LOW QUALITY PROTEIN: E3 ubiquitin-protein ligase TRIM56 (The sequence of the model RefSeq protein was modified relative to this genomic sequence to represent the inferred CDS: substituted 1 base at 1 genomic stop codon), coding for MALTFMSLQELIKEDFLTCKICYDLYTVPKILPCLHSYCQHCLEPLVRDGALKCPECRLQTDVPGGASSLKTNFFINSLLELFQIKHNRDLACTVCSDAQKILTATARCLDCKDFLCQSCTQGHCCSRLTLHHKVVKLEEFLAGEYDAEMRLLQELCCQDHQQEALRFFCDTCSVPICRDXRMLDHFQHKVVSMANAVQRERPSVEQLIDSLAGTITCISEQEKAVEETVDKLKTSGENIKERITRYVDDFIYYLQAQKEAILGELSAFLTQQMESCRLVKEELQSQRDKAISTREFSQRVLYVGKDYEILHLEGMIRNRIQELQTYIPQKLEGQIPELAIAWDQPEMLSKAALFSLVFPREQPEGDMGIVFEPDSEASASPSEESEDDPFLPVNLEEDSCPSSEESAPDTPNKNLSCCSRRSKRPKRVCTFEVDQCCFQVKPNITGIAVLPHAGGILLLDQENDEIKQYSAGGHFQQSIPLPDSDGVFCGISLCGDVLACSSDSFLFFLTLEGKFLHKLLLRGSESSYAITSYKDSYIAVSEGTLCSISLYSPSGHCMGRVAPTGYHGGKFLFIAVNYQEEFIVSDFIKKQIVIIGKSGLILNVLKTSHSLLTKPFSVCVDMSSNIFVVDQLKVIKFSPDGETGEVVLSNQSQQKRPRVLAVDDDGRLVLVQEDGYVHIYCF